A single region of the Selenomonas sp. oral taxon 920 genome encodes:
- a CDS encoding molybdopterin-binding protein: protein MVVEIISVGTELLMGSIVNTNAQHIAKKLAHMGLDAYYQTVVGDNPERLRAALDIAYTRADCVITTGGLGPTKDDLTKEMLISYFGCTPVEDAEALRRLEERAEKRGVPLSESMRKQATVPSGATVLQNDHGTAPGVIIEKDGRACVMLPGPPKEMVPMFEAACTKFLRKRSDKVFVSMNIKLYSMAEKGLPVGESPVADRLGSLVDGENPSVATYAKEDGCLVRVTAAAPTQAEAHALLAPTLAAARKAIGEEYIRSVEED from the coding sequence ATGGTTGTTGAAATCATCAGCGTGGGCACGGAACTGCTCATGGGCAGCATTGTGAACACGAATGCGCAGCACATCGCGAAGAAACTCGCGCATATGGGGCTGGACGCATACTATCAGACCGTCGTTGGGGACAACCCCGAGCGCCTGCGTGCCGCACTCGACATCGCGTATACACGCGCGGACTGTGTAATCACGACGGGCGGACTGGGGCCGACGAAGGACGATCTGACGAAAGAAATGCTCATCTCCTATTTCGGCTGCACGCCCGTCGAGGACGCGGAGGCGCTGCGCCGTCTGGAGGAACGTGCGGAAAAGCGCGGCGTACCGCTCTCCGAGAGCATGCGCAAGCAGGCGACCGTGCCCTCGGGTGCGACCGTTCTGCAGAACGATCACGGCACGGCACCCGGCGTTATCATCGAGAAGGACGGGCGCGCGTGCGTTATGCTGCCCGGTCCGCCGAAAGAGATGGTGCCGATGTTCGAGGCTGCGTGCACGAAATTCCTGCGCAAGAGGAGTGACAAGGTGTTTGTCTCCATGAACATCAAACTGTATTCGATGGCGGAGAAGGGACTGCCGGTCGGGGAGTCACCCGTCGCCGATCGGCTCGGGAGCCTCGTGGACGGGGAGAATCCCTCCGTTGCGACCTATGCGAAGGAGGACGGCTGCCTCGTGCGCGTCACGGCAGCGGCACCGACCCAGGCGGAGGCGCACGCATTGCTGGCACCGACGCTTGCGGCGGCGCGGAAAGCGATTGGGGAAGAATACATTCGATCGGTGGAAGAGGACTAA